CGGGCCTGCGCCATTTTCGCGCCCGACTTCCACAATGCGCCGATATCATATTTAAAACCTATACCAGCGTTCACTGCATTCGGAATCATGGCCACTCCCGGAATATTCAATGCGACATATCCGGCTGTCAGCGCGACGCTTGGATAAAAATCAGCCTTTACTACTTTAATATCCGTGTCAGCAGCTTTCTGGCGGATACCATTGGCAGCGATGTCTTTTCTGTGTGTCAAAGCCGTTTGCTCCCATTCTCCTGCATTGCCCTCTTCTTTCAATGTGATAAAACTGGCAGAATCTGCTAGTAGCGCAGTGTTTTCCGGCATTCCCAGGATCAGGTTCATATTGATCGTCGTCACTTTCAGATCATTCTCGGCCGTCAAAAGCGCCAGTTCAACATTCGATTCCTGTAGTTTTGCTTTCATCAGGTCATTTCTTGCCAGCATTCCGTTTTTTTCACGGTTTGTAAATTCTTCCACACGCTGACGTTCCCGCAGCAGGTTTTCTGAAACAAGGTCAACCGATTTTTTTGCTTTATAAAGATTGCTATAAGCCGCTACGGTGTTCTGAATGATCGCATCCCTGTCGTTTTCGACGTCCAGTTTGGCAGCCTGTTCCAGGTAATGTGCCGATTCCAGGCCGTACTTAAATCTGAAACCTGAGAAAAGGGGCAATGACGCACTTGCCATGCCATACATCGCCTGATGTACCGCCGGCGTACCGCCCGAGCTTCCGGTGCTATCGTTTCCGCTTTGTTTGATTTTAAGGTCAATGTTTGGCGTATTAACCCTTAAATAAGAGCCCGATACACTCAAAGTAGGCAGCTGGTTCTCTTTGATTTGGCGGATATTTAAACCGGCCATATCAACATTCGTCTGGCTTAATTTGAGTTGTTTGCTGTTTTTCAAACTCATTTCAATGGCTTCTTCCAACTTGATTGTGCGTGTGGTTTGGGCATATGAATGAGCCGTGGCCACAATCCAGACGATCGCGGTAGCCACAGAAACCATTCTTT
The genomic region above belongs to Dyadobacter pollutisoli and contains:
- a CDS encoding TolC family protein, whose amino-acid sequence is MNTTSKTKRMVSVATAIVWIVATAHSYAQTTRTIKLEEAIEMSLKNSKQLKLSQTNVDMAGLNIRQIKENQLPTLSVSGSYLRVNTPNIDLKIKQSGNDSTGSSGGTPAVHQAMYGMASASLPLFSGFRFKYGLESAHYLEQAAKLDVENDRDAIIQNTVAAYSNLYKAKKSVDLVSENLLRERQRVEEFTNREKNGMLARNDLMKAKLQESNVELALLTAENDLKVTTINMNLILGMPENTALLADSASFITLKEEGNAGEWEQTALTHRKDIAANGIRQKAADTDIKVVKADFYPSVALTAGYVALNIPGVAMIPNAVNAGIGFKYDIGALWKSGAKMAQARTKVYQLKTNEEVLLDRIHLEVNTAYYNYVLSKRKIDVYAKAVEQANENYRITKNKYDNSLVTTTELLDADVAQVQSRINYETAKADAIVAYKKLEQTAGVIN